GATGATATAGAGGACAGCCTGGGAAAACGAAACACTCTATGGTACACTGCATTGCAAGTTTGAATTTTGTGTACACCCACAGCTAGTTCGACTTTACTTGGGTAGAAGAGGAATATGCCACCGTCTGATGGTCCTTCCTTCATCATCTGTATTTCCACCGTGTCATGCCAGCATGGCGTGGCGTCTCTAGAAGCCCTGCATGGATTCATGAAGAATTCCTGAGATGTAGCACTAGTTAGTCCATGGAGGAAACAGAATGAACAATGAAGTATGGTCAGCCTGTCGACCATGGGATGCTTTCTTGCAATGGAGTCTGGACCTATGTTTGAGTTTTATTACAACGGCTTCTGCCGTACGAAGTGTCAGCAGTGTATCATCCCCTTTTTCCATTTTGAGGGGATATCACTACAGTGCACATTTTGCCTGTCAAGAAAAATATGAGTAATTTCTCCAGTCATAGGTCATAAGGAATCCGTACATGTACATCCATATTTGTCTTCTTAGTTAAAAAATTACAAATACTAGTCAGTCGTGGTTTGTCCTGAATAACCAACCTTCGGGTTCTGAACTTCCTTGGGTAACACCTTATACACTTCCAGGCGAAGGTAACGATTAACTATCGGAAGTCGAAACAATGACCCCTTGATGCATTTATACACAGGCATATTTTTATGAAATGAACTGCGAATAGCCCTCTCGTTACTCAGTTCGACACGTATTAATCGTACCACGTGAGCTCCGGAACCTTTGGCTAGTCATCTGTATTATCTCGAGGAACATATgttcaaattttttttttggaatccCACACATTTTGAATGATCGGTAAACATTCCTTTTGCACACAAAGGAAAACAGAGGtttaaaagatttttttttttggaatccCACAAAAatctctctcctcttctcttcgcttctctactctctctctccctaCAACAAAAACATACggagtgatattttgtaaaaaaaaaaacatccgGAGTGATATCGTGTACCCGACTCCATTCGATTCACCCCGCGGCCAATGTTTCCCTGATGCTACCCATGGTTCACTTTCTTGCAGTACTGTAATCTGTAGGTTTAATCTGAACATTTTAACAGAGTATTACCACGGTCAGatcattttttttagaaatcaATGCACGCCACCGCCTCCACGACTGCCACGCTAATCACAAGCTTCTCCCTTTCTTCTCCAATGGACGCCCCCGTCGCCAGCACCACCCAACTGCCCTCCACTTTAGCCTCCACCACCGCCCGGCGGGTGGCGCCCCTGCAGCCCCACCCTCCGCCTTCGTCtcgaccaccaccgccaccggtcCGGCGTCCTCTCCAAAAGCTTCCTTCTAAGCCTAGACAGCATGGTAAATCtccaaaaccccaaaccctaacggTGCAGCCTTCTTCTCTGGCGGCGGCGATAGCAGGTGAGTTCgtctgcattttttttttttttgcttctagtGTGTGCACACCGAAGCATGTCCGCACGTGTGTGCGGAAACAAGCATTTGGGTAGATAGAAAGATGACCGAATAATTTAATAAACCTGCAATAACATGGATATTATATACTTGCAATCAAAGGTGTTAGTGCATAGATGTCATAAGCTATATTATTTTGGACGACGGTTTTTGAAAGCAGTGAGTGAGtaaacaagggtcacaaggtgtTTAAAACCTGTAGACAAGTGAACGATCGCAGGATCCATTTCATGACCTGAGTAGCTAATCAGGGAGCGACACAATTTTCATGACCCTTTTCTCAGAAGAAAGAATATTCCCGATCGCAGGATCCATTTCGCGTCAGATTGCATTCCCCTAATGTACATAATCTTACAGTTCCATCTGGTTACTATCGCAATCAAACTAGCGGCTTCAGAAAGGGCTTACTTTCCCAGCAAGCTTCAGCATGAACTCAGGAACAAGACGCCTTGCAACAGGCACGACGAGGTGCTGGGCAGACACGTCTGGATCTTCACTGTGTATCACACCGGCGATCTCTTCGAGCATTTTATCTCTGCCACCCCGAAGAGGATCCTGTGCATAACATTAATTAATTACTGAAAAACAATTTTATGTTTGATGAATTGATATATCACTTGGGACAAGAAAAAGGAGGGTCTTCCACAAGACTGAGCTTTGTTCAAAATTATTATTGAGTCAGAAAATAAAGAAAACCCAAATAGCACTTTTGGTACAATGACTACCTGAAGGAACAAATCAGTATGTGTCTTCCCTTCGTACAGAAATAAATCTGCTTTTGCACCTTGCTGTTGTAAAGCATCAATGAACGCTTGGCTGCATTTTTGGATTAGTCATCAAATAAGTATAGTGTTTCTACAACCTTGTGAAGAAGGTTTACATATTAAAGTAATTCCAAACAATAAACTGAAAAGCACATTAAAGTGGGCCAAACATAAGAAATAAGAGGTAACCAATAAATTGTCCTCTGTATCTACTGCTTGAGCACACAGATAttgtcttttttattttctttaatATCCTAACAGTACCGGGAATCATATAAAACAGCAAGAATATGGATTTACCATGCACCCTATGTTAAATATAAAATTTGTGACACACCTTTCAACTGAAGGTATTGAATAATCACTTGTCCCATGGAAAAGGATGATACGAGGCAATAAAGAAACTGCAGACCTAGCAGATGATTGCATAATCATCACTTGTGGAGAGAATTTCTGGAGTGATTCTTCACCTTCCATAATACTggaaaaatatgatcaaaataaagtcACAATACACTCACAGGATCACAATTTTATATAGAAGACATGAACAAATACTAGCAGTGAACCTGAGAAAGATGGACCGGTAAAGGCCACGTCTATGGAAATGATCAACCAAATTAAGGAGGTTGTACCTGTAGAGATCATACACAAAAGTTCAAGCCCGTTCCAATTGATCCATTTCCCCCACAAATAAATGCTTAAGTACAgtgctactccctccatccctttTTAACTGTCGTTCTCATTTCCCGAGAAGTCAAACATactcaactttgaccaaatatacacaataaaatattaatatttacggTACATAatgagtatcattagatagatcgttgaatatattttcataataaacttatttagagatacaaatgttgcttaATTTTTCTACCaacctagtcaaacttaagaaagtttgatcaGCACGAATACCATAGCGACACTTAAAAAGGGACAAAGGGTGTAAAAGGGTCCATAATTTATGCTGTCTTTCGAAACTTGATTGATACCTAAACACAGTATAGAAGGTTCTTATAAGTTGTCATCCCACTCACTACTGCAAAGGCTAAATTCATCAACTGAATCTAGAGTAGTCAAATAATCTCTCCACTCGGCAACGACATATATATTGCAGCCAGAAACCTACTCTAATTGGCAGAGCTGCGAATATTAGAGAAAAAAAGTAGTGATACTATGCATAAATTCAAATAGAAAAAACCATATAGTTTTTTTTCTGTAATCTATATACTATTCAAAGAGACATGAATGTTTTACCCGCCAGAAATACCAAAGTAAGCTTTTAGCTGTGATACACTCCAAGAGGAAGTATCTCCTTCACCACATTCTCTAATGGCCTGATTTAAGAGAGCACATGCAGCAATATGTGCACCAGCTGATTGTCCAACAAGATATATCCTGAATATGTAAGAACAGAAGTACTTTAAATATGTTATCTCAGGACAGAGGTCTATACTTTTTCATTCAGTTTTTTTTATACACTGCACATTTCTTTGAGGAAGATAAATATTTTGGAAAAAACAAGAACGAACTATTTCAGTTTTGTGATAGTAACCAAATATGTACACAAGGGTAGGTTATAAACCTGCTAGGATCACCTCCATAACTTGCTATATTCTTGCAGACAAAAGCTATTCCTTGAGAAGCATCTTCTACCATGTCACCAATAGTCCCCTGAGGAAAGTTTCTGAAAACAAAGCATTTACATCCTCAGTGACTATGGCCTGAATGATTATGCTGCTTTGCATAGGAAATACATTCAGAGTACCTGTAATCAATGCATGCAACTATGATGCCTCTTTCTGCTAAGCGTCTGCCTAAAAGGGCTCCCCACCCTTTGTACCTGAGAAATATATAATTTGATATGCAGAGTCATTGAATCAAGACAGAATCAAACTTTGCAATAGCAAGAATATCAAAAAATGGTTGGGGGGTTCAAGATAGTACATACTTCCACTCACCCTATGATCCACGCTCCACCAGTCACAAATGCCACAACTGGCTTTAACCCTGTCGTACTAGTGGGCATATACAGgtccagtctgcaataaaacttaCCAAATGATTTATCAAGTAGAAATATTAATTACATGGTAGTAGAATCAAATGAAGTACCTGTTTCTTGGCTGATCTCCATATACAACACTTCTATGAACTTGGCTAGAGAAGAAATAATAATATACAACTGGAGTAGAGCAAAATCCATTAAGATAGTAGCACAGTCAGTTGCATTGTATGAGTTCAATTGAACAAGCTATATCACCCACGCTTTTTCAAGAACAAAAATGAACCAAATACACAGATAATAAAACAATGACAAACCTCGAGCAACACCAACCTTGAATAAAACCTGGCATCAGCAAGAGGGTATAACAGCAGAGGGCTAGGAACTGCCGGATCCATCTGTAGCCTATCCTGCATAAATTTAACATGTTATTAACCGAAAAAAGCATGTAGTCTCTCTCATAAAAGGCCGTCTGAACACACTTCCAATCAAAATTATCTAGGAAATATCAGATTTGATGCTAAATATGGCATGTCACACAAATTGTCCATTTTTCCAACATTCTTTCCGCGCAGACAAATTTGCAAATATCATCGAGCACGTAGGTGTACCAGGACTCCAGGAGAgagcaaagcacaagtgaaatTGTGCAAGTTGTAGAGGTCGCAATAAACAAGCAAATAGCACATCGCACAACAAAGCAAAGCGCAATTAGCAGCCAGAGAAGCGGAGTTGAGCGCAATTAGCAGCCAAAGAAGCGGAGTTTATGCGTACCCGAGGTAGCGGAGGAGGATCAGAGTGAGCCTTGTGAGGAGGAAGGTCTCGGCGGCGGCCCGGCCGACTTCGCGGCGGAAGGAGCCGCTGCGCTGCGCGAACCGCCCGCACGCCGGCCGGCGCCGCACGCCCGCATCGGGGAGGAGCGGCGCATCCTCCGCCGGGGGTGACGCAGCAGCGGATGACGGGGACGGCGGCGGGGTTTCCTCCCCCGCCTTGCTCGTATGGGAGGTCCGCGCGGCGAGCTCCACCTTCATCGCGGTGACGAGAGACTCCCGAGGCGGGGCTTCTCCGTGATGCGGATATTCTGATCGGAACCGGTACAAAGCTGGGAGAGCGACGGCTTCTTGTGGCCAGGCAGCAGCTCCGCCGGCCACCGAGGTGGAACCGCGCTGCGGCCCGCGGCAACGCCTCCGCGAGCGAGGGCACAGAGGCGTATGACGGTTCCGGTGCGGCGgtgcggcggtgctccggcggaCGGCGGACAGGAAGAGGCGATTCTGCGACCAGAACGCTGACACGTGGGCCCTGCATGTCCCACCCCACATGTCAGGGAGATAAAATTTCCCAAAAGATACCTCCCAGTAAGTCGACCTGGTCGGTACTTTTAGATTcaccggcccggcccggcccataTGACGTCCGGTCACGTCTATTCGGCCTTGCATCCATGCACTATTTGGGGAGTTGGACCTGCTATGGCATCTCTGTAATTTTGTTTTCAAATTCCTGTGTTTTGCTTGTGAAAATTCTATACGGCTCCTGTTTGTGAAAATTCTATACGGCTCCTGTAAAATTACTGCTGGGCCTGCTATTCCATATCTACTTTgaaacatgattttttttttcaattcctGCGAATTTTCCATACAATGATTCCTGTAAAATTACTATGTTCGGCCTAAACGAACACTCCCGCGGAGACATGTCAGCTGCATTTCTACGATTTTCAGTAGCTGAATGGATAAATTTGCACCCACTGAGAGTGAGACTCAAAttgcaagtgttttttttttatcaGATAGACATTGAAGTCTTGCCACCCACCTTCATTTCAGTTTGAAAAATGACCGCTACAGAATCGAGAACCTTTGCCCACACCCAGCCCATCATCAAGGATTCGCCAACACGAACTACACAGACTGCGCCACAGTCTCATGGCAAATAAGAATACACAACCCAACATCAATTCAGAGCAAATTTCCACTAGTGTTAACAACCGTGCAAAGTTTTGTTTCACACAAAAGCAAAGAAAATCTATACATACAGCCTTGTTCAGTTTGGTGTGGATTGAAGGtacggttggctggttcgtatcgttgctggttcgtgaagaagtactgctggctggtttgcgtgagagaaaaatactgttccggctggaaatttacgatcgtttacgacaagctacagccaaacgaacaggcaggTCAATCCTAATTGAACAAACACCGGATATCCAAGAAAGATATACTACGGCTGAACAGTTGACGACTCAACCCAACTGGTACTTCACCTCCCCTCCCTCCCGTGTCGATTTAGTTGTGTCCGTAAGGCTGACCAAAGATTTCACAGTGTCAACACCGAATTTGCCTGCTAGGGCGCCTTTCTCGGCAATCACAAGCGATTTCTCCTTGACAAAGCTTTGCAGTTTCTTGGTATCCAAATCCAGGCGTTCTTGGTCTACACCaatcacaaaatgaaataagcaaTTGTTAGCTCGTCATCTGTATTATCTCAAGGAACTGCCTTAATATAAATAGTTGGGCGAAATTGCTACACAAGCTTCCTTTTGCCGAGAAAGGAAAACAGAGGTTTCAACAGATTTTTGTTGGAATCTTACAAAAATGAAGGACTCTACATcattaatattttttttttgaaaaaaacatCACTAATAATTTGAAATGCACTGATTATTACGGGCAAGGTTCTGGAGCATACCTTTTTCCACAACAGTGTGTGCGACATGAAATGGAACACGGGCAAAAATATCTGATCCAGGAAACATTAGCCAAGTATGTTCCTTGGGGTCATGATCTCCACACGTTGGGCATATCTCCTTTATCAGCTGCTTGCCAGAACTTCCTTCCATCTCTTTCATTATGACCTCAAAGGGAGATGGCACGCTAGTCTTGGTTGTCCTAGCTTGTTTCCGGAGGGCCGTCAGCGCCTCCCTGTTACCATTTCTTATCTTATCATTTTCCACCAACTGATAGTAACAGAGATTAACAAATCAGAAGAGTGATACTGAGACTGTCGTCTGGTATGAACAAGGCAAGCCAATAGCAAATTAACATATATGAACCTGATGCCTAGCCAGAAGGACCTTTTCTGCATCAGTCTCAATATCAACCAGAGCCTCTTGAAGCTGCTTAATATTGGGATCCATTATAGAGCTGAAAACAATTATGTCAATCGTTTTTCTTTTATTATGCCAGTAAATTACCTAACAAGAACACAACAATCCTCATATTGTACATACACTGGTATAAAATCTTAAAGTGGCATACACAATCTTTCAAGTGTCTTCTATGATCGAAGGAAAACAGTTCTGAAACCTGAGACAGTACAGAAAAATGGTCGCACAAAAGTAGCACACCATCCATGTGAGGTAGCAGCAGAATTCTCCCCGATCGCATCGACTAATGACTACATTTGCTCCTGCCTCCTGGAGGCAGACGTACCTGTTGTTCACCAGCTCGTCTTCCTTTTGCCAGTCCAATCCGCCTGGCTCACCAAGAAACGAACGCCGCCACGGAAGAAGGATGCGCGACGGCCCGACAGCGTGGAGCGCCGCCTGCAGGCTCCAGCAACCCCGTCGCGTTCACTTGGAGCGAATCTAGGGTTCCAGAGGGAGGGGAAAATTGCATTGGGGGACTTGGGCCACTGGGCTAAACGTACCTCTCGGTTGGATTGGAGCAGAAGATCCAGCCGCCGAGCTCGCCAGCGCCAAATGGACTGGGCCGACCTTCCATGCATTGGGCTTTACTCTCGGCCGAAATTCGTTCAGACGTTCACGGCCCATCTTGGTTGTCCGTCCCCTCCCCTCGGAAGGAGCGGCGAGGTTGGGGCGCGCCGAGACGGCGGAATTCCGGCGACCGGCTTAACGATCCGCAGCTTTCTCTTCGGAAACTGCTCCGCCAGCCGAAGCACCCGGGGTTCTCCCTCAACCTCACCATGGCGTACACCTCCTCTCCCCACCGGAAGTTGCTCCACTCCGTAAACCTCTCTCTGCCCCGCTAAACCCCTCCCATTTCCGATCCCAATTCCAGATTACACCTCCTAACAATTTTTTCCGCGCCTCTGTTTCAGCTGGTGTACTGGGCGGTGCAGCGCTGCCGGATGTCGGAGTCGCCGTGCCGGCTCACGGTCTCCCTCAAGCGTCCTGCCGAACCCGCCACCGCCAGCTCCTCGCCGCTGCGCGTCTCCGGTAACGTAGCCTGCGGCGGCGCTCCATCCTTAATTCCGATTATTACGTCCCGAGGAGCGTCGCGCCCTCAAGAATTAGTTTACCGCTTAAATATTTGGTGAACTGTTGCAGTTTCGGACACTGGGGTGGGGAGCAAACTGGAGGAGTTCCTGGAGCTAGACGCCCTGGCGCGTGAGACTCCCGTGGAGAAATGGGGTATGAATGTATGATCAATGTGATGCCTTAAAAAGTTGTTCCGATGTTTGGAATAGTCTCTAGTTACTAGTAGGAAGTTGGGTTTGTGGTGTGGATGTATGTCCAAACCACCCAGGTTAAGTCCTTGTCGAGGCAAATTTGGTCGCCCcgttttcttcttaatataaagaCACCTAGTTCCTCTTAGATTGgtctagtttttttttatatttttttaaatgaATAAGTAATGTCACCATTAAGTTTTCTCCACAATCAACATCTCTGTTACAGTATGCTAGAGAATGGAGACCGCCTAAGAGACGTGGATGTGATTAGTGATTATGTCATTGGCATTTGTTTGTAATAACGTTAATACATCTGGAAGTAAATATTGTCCGATGGTAAGGTGGTCAAATGTTCTTCACTGACACTTTCCTTCACGGTCATAGTTTTAAGTGAGTCTTCAGATGGAGTACCAACTTTGGTGTGACAATCACTTGGGAAACAGAAATGGAATAGTTCTTGTTTTTTGTTCATCTTCCTCTGTCTTATGTGGTTTCTATCTGCTTGCAGATGG
The nucleotide sequence above comes from Miscanthus floridulus cultivar M001 chromosome 18, ASM1932011v1, whole genome shotgun sequence. Encoded proteins:
- the LOC136521967 gene encoding uncharacterized protein — its product is MDPNIKQLQEALVDIETDAEKVLLARHQLVENDKIRNGNREALTALRKQARTTKTSVPSPFEVIMKEMEGSSGKQLIKEICPTCGDHDPKEHTWLMFPGSDIFARVPFHVAHTVVEKDQERLDLDTKKLQSFVKEKSLVIAEKGALAGKFGVDTVKSLVSLTDTTKSTREGGEVKYQLG